In Bacillota bacterium, a genomic segment contains:
- a CDS encoding F0F1 ATP synthase subunit alpha, which produces MAIRPEEISSILKKQLQEFQMEVEVSSVGSVLSVGDGIARVWGLQDAMSNELLEFPNGLYGIALNLEEENIGCVLLGPYDQVKEGDPVKRTGRIVEVPVGEALIGRVVNPLGQPLDGRGEINATKFRPIESEAPGIVDRRGVHEPLQTGLKAIDSLVPIGRGQRELIIGDRQTGKTSLAVDTIINQRGEDVICIYVAIGQKASTVAGVVNVLKEYGAMDYTIVVAATASEPAPLLYIAPYAGCAMGEEFMYQGKHVLIVYDDLTKHAAAYRELSLLLRRPPGREAFPGDVFYLHSRLLERSAKLSDELGGGSLTALPIVETQAGDISAYIPTNVISITDGQIFLESDLFYSGIRPAISVGRSVSRVGGSAQIPAMKQVAGPLRLDLSQYRELAAFAQFGSDLDRATRARLTRGERVTEILKQGEHVPMPIEEQVVSIFAATNGYLDDIATENVGKFEQGLLNYMRNQKADLLSAIKNEGKMSGERLAELRQAVEEFKELFTD; this is translated from the coding sequence ATGGCTATCAGGCCAGAAGAGATCAGCTCTATTCTGAAAAAACAGCTGCAGGAATTCCAGATGGAAGTTGAAGTCAGCAGCGTTGGTTCTGTACTTAGTGTTGGAGACGGAATTGCCAGAGTCTGGGGTTTGCAGGATGCCATGTCCAATGAGCTCCTGGAGTTTCCCAATGGACTCTATGGAATCGCACTAAACCTCGAAGAAGAGAATATCGGTTGTGTTCTCCTTGGGCCCTACGATCAAGTTAAGGAAGGGGATCCCGTCAAGCGCACCGGTCGGATTGTCGAGGTGCCTGTGGGCGAAGCGCTGATTGGCAGGGTAGTCAATCCCTTGGGTCAGCCCTTGGATGGTAGGGGCGAGATTAATGCCACCAAGTTTAGACCCATTGAATCTGAGGCACCGGGAATCGTTGATCGTCGTGGTGTACATGAGCCTCTACAGACGGGACTCAAGGCCATTGACTCCTTGGTTCCCATCGGTCGAGGTCAGCGTGAACTGATTATCGGTGACCGGCAAACGGGGAAAACCAGCTTAGCGGTAGATACGATCATCAACCAAAGGGGCGAAGATGTGATCTGTATCTATGTGGCTATCGGCCAAAAGGCCTCCACCGTCGCCGGTGTAGTTAATGTTCTAAAGGAATACGGCGCGATGGATTACACCATCGTAGTGGCAGCCACGGCTTCAGAGCCTGCGCCGTTGTTGTATATTGCGCCCTATGCCGGTTGTGCTATGGGTGAAGAGTTTATGTATCAGGGTAAACACGTCCTGATTGTCTACGACGATCTGACCAAACACGCTGCCGCCTACCGTGAGTTGTCTCTCTTGTTGCGGCGTCCGCCGGGTCGTGAAGCCTTTCCAGGCGACGTCTTCTATCTCCACTCCCGTCTCTTGGAGCGGTCCGCTAAGTTAAGCGATGAACTGGGAGGGGGATCCTTGACGGCTCTACCTATCGTTGAGACCCAGGCCGGGGATATTTCCGCCTACATTCCAACTAACGTTATTTCAATTACCGACGGACAAATCTTCTTGGAGTCCGACCTGTTCTACTCTGGTATTCGTCCAGCCATCAGCGTCGGTCGTTCTGTGTCCCGGGTCGGTGGTTCTGCCCAGATTCCAGCGATGAAGCAAGTGGCTGGACCACTGCGCTTAGACCTATCGCAATATCGGGAGTTAGCTGCCTTTGCCCAATTCGGTTCCGATTTGGATCGGGCTACCAGAGCGCGCCTCACCCGTGGTGAGCGGGTCACGGAAATCCTCAAGCAGGGTGAGCATGTGCCGATGCCCATTGAGGAGCAGGTAGTGTCCATCTTTGCCGCGACCAACGGCTACTTGGATGATATCGCAACGGAGAATGTCGGTAAGTTCGAACAGGGCTTGCTCAACTATATGCGCAATCAGAAGGCTGATCTGTTGTCGGCGATTAAGAACGAAGGCAAGATGAGCGGCGAGCGATTGGCAGAGCTCAGGCAGGCCGTGGAGGAGTTTAAGGAGCTCTTTACCGACTAA
- the atpG gene encoding ATP synthase F1 subunit gamma, whose protein sequence is MAGQSMRHIKRRINSINSIQQITRAMEMVAASKLRRAQQRVNSSRPFTQGLSQVLAQLVASEASSYGQRALGDLHPLLALREGDKVCYLVVTSDQGLAGGFNTNITRYVERKLAENPSSSLAIVGRVGRDYFAHRGVERVGEWVQLGDEPSTTVARVISDRLVSGYLAEEFDEIRLVYTVAKSAISQELVDEQLLPIDVEKVTASQPEADWRKEYIYEPSTREIFYHIFPRYVENVIYRALVESKASELAARRTAMRNASDNAQEMIDELTISFNRARQAGITTEISEIVGGAEALKG, encoded by the coding sequence ATGGCAGGACAATCGATGCGGCATATCAAGCGCCGGATAAACAGTATTAATAGCATTCAACAGATTACTCGAGCGATGGAGATGGTCGCTGCGTCAAAGTTGCGACGAGCCCAACAACGGGTTAATTCTTCCCGACCCTTCACCCAAGGGTTGAGTCAGGTGTTGGCGCAGCTGGTGGCCAGCGAAGCCTCGAGCTATGGACAAAGGGCTCTCGGCGACCTGCATCCTTTGTTGGCCTTGAGGGAAGGCGATAAGGTATGTTACCTTGTTGTCACCTCAGATCAAGGGCTGGCAGGGGGGTTCAATACAAATATCACCCGGTATGTGGAACGCAAGTTGGCAGAGAATCCCAGTTCTAGTCTCGCAATAGTGGGACGTGTCGGTCGGGATTATTTTGCCCACCGGGGAGTGGAAAGGGTCGGAGAGTGGGTGCAGCTGGGAGATGAACCCTCGACCACGGTGGCCCGGGTGATTAGTGACCGATTGGTCAGCGGGTATCTGGCTGAAGAATTCGATGAGATTCGCCTCGTGTACACCGTGGCCAAGTCAGCGATTAGTCAGGAGTTGGTGGATGAACAACTCCTACCCATCGACGTTGAGAAGGTCACGGCATCGCAGCCAGAAGCGGACTGGCGAAAGGAATACATCTATGAGCCTTCTACCCGGGAGATATTTTACCACATTTTCCCCAGATATGTGGAGAATGTCATTTATAGAGCACTGGTGGAATCGAAGGCCAGTGAATTGGCAGCTCGGAGAACGGCGATGCGTAACGCCAGCGATAACGCTCAGGAAATGATCGATGAGCTGACCATATCCTTCAACCGGGCGCGTCAAGCCGGTATTACTACCGAGATTTCCGAAATTGTCGGTGGCGCCGAGGCACTGAAGGGGTAA
- the atpD gene encoding F0F1 ATP synthase subunit beta yields the protein MGSEEQRIGRVSQVIGAVVDVEFPSDQLPDLNNAITVELGDGDQRTRIVLEAAQHLGNNTVRCVAMSSTDGLQRGAKAVDTGRPISVPVGEGVLGRVFNVLGETIDGRDDEVKAVRVEPIHRPAPAVDEVEPADEMLETGIKVVDLLAPYARGGKIGLFGGAGVGKTVLIMELIRNVAQEHGGYSVFSGVGERTREGNELYYEMIESGVIDKTAMVFGQMNEPPGARQRVALTALTMAEYFRDELGQDVLLFIDNIFRFTQAGSEVSALLGRMPSAVGYQPTLATEMGQLQERIVTTKRGSITSIQAIYVPADDYTDPAPATTFAHLDATTNLERSIVEKGIYPAVDPLASTSRILSPEVLGEEHYRVARGVQEILQRYRELQDIIAILGMDELSEDDRMTVARARRIERFLSQPFFVAEQFTGIPGKYVPVKETVRGFKEILEGKHDNLPEEAFYMVGTIDDAVAKAREMEERE from the coding sequence ATGGGAAGCGAGGAGCAGCGCATTGGCCGTGTTAGTCAAGTTATTGGTGCTGTAGTTGACGTTGAGTTTCCTTCCGACCAGCTGCCGGATTTGAATAATGCTATTACCGTCGAGTTAGGCGACGGGGACCAACGGACTCGGATAGTCTTAGAGGCGGCGCAACATCTGGGTAACAACACAGTCCGGTGTGTCGCCATGTCATCCACTGATGGTTTGCAAAGGGGTGCGAAGGCGGTAGATACCGGGCGCCCGATATCGGTTCCCGTAGGTGAGGGCGTCCTCGGTAGGGTCTTCAACGTACTAGGCGAGACCATCGATGGCCGGGATGATGAGGTGAAAGCGGTCCGAGTGGAGCCCATCCACAGGCCGGCTCCGGCGGTAGACGAGGTCGAACCCGCCGATGAAATGTTGGAGACCGGGATTAAGGTTGTCGACTTGTTGGCCCCCTATGCCCGGGGAGGAAAGATCGGATTGTTTGGTGGAGCCGGTGTCGGTAAGACGGTTCTCATCATGGAACTCATCCGTAACGTGGCCCAAGAGCACGGTGGATATTCGGTCTTTTCCGGTGTGGGAGAGCGGACCCGGGAAGGAAATGAATTGTATTATGAAATGATCGAGTCCGGAGTTATTGACAAGACGGCAATGGTATTCGGACAGATGAACGAGCCTCCCGGTGCCCGTCAACGGGTAGCCTTGACTGCCTTGACGATGGCTGAATACTTCAGGGACGAGCTAGGTCAGGACGTGTTGCTTTTTATTGACAACATTTTCCGCTTTACCCAGGCTGGTTCAGAGGTCTCGGCACTACTGGGGCGGATGCCCTCGGCCGTTGGCTATCAACCAACCTTAGCCACGGAAATGGGCCAATTGCAGGAGCGGATCGTTACCACGAAGAGAGGGTCTATTACTTCGATTCAGGCGATTTATGTGCCCGCGGATGACTACACTGACCCGGCGCCGGCAACAACCTTTGCTCACCTCGATGCCACCACTAACCTAGAGCGGAGTATTGTGGAGAAGGGTATTTACCCGGCAGTGGATCCCTTGGCTTCTACGTCTCGGATCCTATCGCCTGAGGTGTTAGGGGAAGAGCACTACCGGGTGGCGCGGGGAGTACAAGAGATTCTGCAGCGCTATCGGGAACTGCAGGATATTATCGCCATCTTGGGTATGGATGAATTGTCTGAGGATGACCGGATGACAGTGGCCCGAGCTCGGAGAATTGAGCGATTCCTATCGCAACCCTTCTTTGTCGCCGAACAGTTTACCGGCATACCGGGCAAGTACGTTCCGGTGAAGGAGACTGTGCGGGGCTTCAAGGAAATCTTGGAGGGCAAACACGATAACCTACCGGAGGAAGCCTTCTACATGGTGGGTACCATCGATGATGCCGTTGCCAAGGCTCGAGAAATGGAGGAGCGTGAGTAA
- the atpC gene encoding ATP synthase F1 subunit epsilon: MIAEGPIRLQILTPQRLLIETQVECILAPSIDGALMVLKDHAPMVAALDVGVFEFGTREDRRIAAVSGGVMLVQDNEVVVHADSAELAADIDVARARRDLEKARESLRTRTSEREARMAELELRKAVNRLKVAGEPIP; encoded by the coding sequence ATGATCGCCGAAGGGCCAATTCGGTTGCAGATTCTCACCCCCCAACGATTGTTAATCGAGACGCAAGTGGAATGCATCTTGGCGCCCAGCATTGACGGAGCCTTGATGGTACTGAAGGACCACGCACCGATGGTAGCAGCCTTAGATGTTGGTGTTTTTGAGTTTGGGACTCGGGAGGACCGACGAATAGCTGCTGTCAGCGGGGGAGTTATGCTGGTCCAAGACAACGAGGTCGTGGTTCATGCCGATAGTGCGGAATTGGCTGCAGACATCGATGTTGCCAGAGCCCGGAGGGATCTTGAAAAAGCCAGAGAAAGTCTGCGAACCCGTACCTCGGAGCGAGAGGCCAGAATGGCTGAATTAGAGCTGCGAAAGGCAGTCAATCGCTTGAAAGTGGCCGGAGAGCCCATTCCATAA
- a CDS encoding M23 family metallopeptidase: MNQRDQEEKKLRQEQKQGEKRQEVEQTSWLNSIMKSAAVTLERVQRRTRAFFSQGARKRQVVQFFAVVAVAILTGAALWLNSTRVLEHYSQEMTASLDGGQASVTFESEDGFSTGGVTLGLSPEELAAAIPSEASPQVEPALASPPERMSPEALAAMNLSKLQWPVQGEVVTEYGWWRHPMYHDWRMHPGIAIATPVNNPVKAALPGRVEEIYHDNYLGTVVVIEHGGSVRTVYGNVQDVPSLGSPVAQGQVIGKTASRRGDGQRGQLYFEVRHNGDALDPLAYLR; this comes from the coding sequence ATGAATCAAAGGGATCAGGAAGAGAAGAAACTGCGACAGGAGCAAAAGCAAGGGGAAAAGCGGCAAGAAGTAGAGCAAACCAGCTGGCTAAATTCTATCATGAAGTCTGCCGCTGTTACCCTGGAAAGAGTGCAGAGAAGGACCAGGGCCTTTTTCTCTCAAGGGGCACGGAAGCGGCAGGTGGTTCAGTTCTTTGCCGTGGTGGCGGTGGCAATTCTAACGGGAGCCGCGCTTTGGCTGAACTCAACTAGGGTGCTGGAGCACTACAGCCAAGAGATGACCGCCAGCTTGGATGGGGGACAAGCATCGGTTACCTTTGAATCGGAAGACGGCTTCTCCACCGGTGGAGTGACCTTGGGCCTGAGTCCAGAAGAATTGGCTGCAGCGATACCTTCAGAGGCCTCTCCGCAGGTGGAGCCGGCGCTAGCCAGCCCTCCAGAAAGGATGTCCCCGGAAGCACTGGCGGCAATGAATCTGTCTAAACTGCAGTGGCCAGTGCAGGGGGAGGTCGTCACCGAATACGGCTGGTGGCGTCATCCGATGTACCATGATTGGCGGATGCATCCAGGGATCGCCATCGCTACTCCCGTTAACAACCCGGTGAAGGCCGCACTTCCAGGACGGGTTGAAGAAATCTATCATGACAATTATCTTGGAACCGTTGTGGTAATTGAACACGGTGGCAGTGTGCGGACAGTCTACGGCAATGTCCAAGACGTGCCTTCTCTTGGCAGTCCCGTTGCCCAGGGGCAGGTGATCGGAAAAACAGCCTCCAGGAGGGGTGATGGGCAGAGGGGGCAGCTGTATTTTGAGGTTCGACATAATGGCGATGCCCTAGACCCTCTGGCCTATTTACGGTAA
- the spoIIID gene encoding sporulation transcriptional regulator SpoIIID, translating to MRDYIRKRVLDVSQFIIDTDSTIRHAAKVFGVSKSTVHKDVTERLPKIDEELAKLVKKVLEKNKAERHLRGGEATKRKYRSQRRKASPAEPI from the coding sequence ATGAGGGACTACATCCGCAAACGGGTACTGGACGTGAGCCAGTTTATTATAGATACCGATTCCACTATTCGCCACGCGGCCAAGGTGTTTGGTGTAAGCAAGAGTACTGTGCATAAGGATGTAACGGAGAGGTTGCCCAAGATTGATGAGGAGCTGGCAAAGCTGGTGAAGAAGGTGTTGGAGAAAAACAAGGCTGAACGCCATCTCCGGGGAGGGGAAGCCACTAAGCGAAAATACCGCAGCCAAAGGCGAAAGGCCTCACCGGCAGAACCGATATAA
- a CDS encoding rod shape-determining protein, with product MPDIGIDLGTANVLVYARGKGIVIQEPSVVAMDRDSNKILAVGEEARQMLGRTPGNILVIRPVKSGVIAKYDVTETTLKYFIHKVCGKRPLFRPRVVVCVPSGITTVEQRAVVDACTRAGAKKVFLISEPMAAAIGAGLPIETASGNMVVDIGGGTTDVAVISLGGIVVSESLRIGGDDFDDAIIRYVKRVHNLAIGLRTAESIKIDLARALSDWEPATMSIRGRDLVSGLPKTIDLSSAEVYTAIKEHVMAIASVIKTVLETTPPELSADIIEQGITLTGGGALLRGMDQLITAETGIRTFVAEDPTTCVGMGTGIVLESLDKWARSPVLSSYSA from the coding sequence ATGCCAGATATTGGAATCGATCTTGGGACAGCGAATGTCTTAGTCTATGCACGGGGGAAAGGGATTGTCATTCAGGAACCTTCTGTGGTGGCCATGGACAGGGATAGCAATAAGATTCTGGCGGTGGGTGAAGAGGCCCGTCAGATGTTGGGGCGCACCCCGGGAAACATCCTTGTGATTCGTCCCGTAAAGAGCGGAGTTATCGCCAAATACGACGTAACAGAAACCACATTGAAATATTTTATCCATAAGGTCTGTGGTAAACGACCACTGTTTCGCCCTCGGGTTGTAGTGTGCGTACCTTCCGGGATCACCACGGTAGAACAGCGGGCTGTTGTCGATGCCTGTACCCGGGCCGGGGCGAAAAAGGTTTTTCTCATTTCAGAGCCGATGGCAGCGGCCATCGGAGCTGGCCTACCCATCGAAACGGCCAGTGGGAATATGGTCGTAGATATCGGTGGGGGAACCACCGACGTAGCAGTCATTTCCCTGGGTGGAATCGTAGTCAGTGAATCCCTACGCATCGGGGGCGATGATTTCGACGATGCTATCATTCGTTATGTTAAACGGGTGCACAACCTCGCAATCGGCCTGAGGACCGCGGAGTCAATCAAAATCGATTTGGCTCGGGCCCTGTCGGATTGGGAGCCGGCGACCATGTCTATTCGCGGCCGCGACTTGGTGTCGGGTTTGCCCAAGACCATCGACCTGTCCTCCGCAGAAGTGTATACTGCGATCAAAGAACATGTGATGGCAATAGCCTCGGTAATCAAGACGGTTCTAGAGACCACCCCACCGGAGTTGTCCGCGGATATTATCGAACAGGGAATTACCTTGACCGGTGGCGGAGCTTTGCTGCGGGGGATGGATCAACTGATTACCGCTGAGACAGGGATTAGGACCTTTGTAGCTGAGGATCCAACCACCTGTGTCGGTATGGGAACGGGAATCGTCCTGGAATCCCTGGACAAGTGGGCACGCTCTCCCGTTCTCAGTTCCTACTCGGCGTGA
- the flgF gene encoding flagellar basal-body rod protein FlgF: MLRGIYTAASAMLVDQARMDVTSNNLANVNTAGFKQDQVVVESFRQMWLHALEGDGTPVQRQTHRPVGALGTGAEVVRSYTRFTPGALQHTGNSLDVAIVGDGFFTVDTPQGVRYTRNGRFTANEEGLLVTSSGDPVLGVNGPITIAGNTVDIDSDGQVFVNNQLVDRLRIVTFANNAGLIKHAGQYFEALEAAGLAQEATGVTVSQGDWEQSNVNVISEMVNMINATRSYEASQRAIQAQDEALGKVVNEVGRLA; this comes from the coding sequence TTGCTCCGAGGGATATATACTGCGGCTTCCGCGATGCTAGTGGACCAGGCGAGAATGGACGTGACCAGCAATAATCTCGCCAATGTTAACACTGCCGGCTTCAAGCAGGATCAGGTTGTGGTGGAGTCCTTTCGGCAAATGTGGCTCCATGCCCTCGAAGGCGATGGTACTCCCGTTCAACGGCAGACCCATCGTCCCGTAGGTGCCCTGGGAACCGGGGCTGAGGTGGTTCGCAGCTACACTAGGTTCACACCGGGGGCGCTACAGCATACCGGTAATTCCCTGGATGTAGCCATCGTCGGCGATGGTTTTTTCACCGTTGACACTCCCCAGGGGGTGCGATACACCAGGAATGGCAGGTTCACCGCGAATGAAGAGGGCCTTTTGGTGACTTCGTCGGGGGATCCTGTACTGGGAGTAAACGGGCCCATCACCATAGCCGGTAACACCGTGGATATCGATAGTGATGGGCAGGTGTTCGTTAACAACCAGTTGGTGGACAGGCTTCGAATTGTCACCTTTGCCAACAACGCCGGGCTGATCAAACATGCCGGGCAGTACTTTGAAGCCCTAGAGGCTGCTGGCCTAGCCCAAGAGGCGACGGGGGTGACCGTTAGCCAAGGCGATTGGGAGCAATCCAATGTCAACGTCATCAGTGAGATGGTGAACATGATTAATGCCACTCGCAGCTATGAAGCGAGTCAAAGGGCGATTCAGGCCCAGGATGAAGCTTTGGGTAAAGTGGTCAACGAAGTGGGAAGGTTAGCATAA
- the flgG gene encoding flagellar basal-body rod protein FlgG — MMRSLWTAASGMMGQQLSIDTMANNLANVNTTGYKKSRVDFQDLLYQSSRYAGTPVAAGAQIPTGIQTGHGVRPVATQKIFTQGTFKQTDNPLDLVIEGEGFFQVLRPDGTIAYTRDGAFKKDGEGRIVTSDGFPLWPEIIIPDDAVSVNVGTDGTVSVQRAGIDDVPQRAGQIELVRFVNPAGLRNLGRNLLAASVASGQPIVGYPDLDGFGAIANGYLEMSNVQVVEEMVNMIVAQRAYETNSKAIQASDDMLQTANNLRR, encoded by the coding sequence ATGATGCGTTCGTTGTGGACTGCCGCATCGGGCATGATGGGGCAGCAGTTGAGTATCGATACCATGGCTAACAACCTCGCCAACGTCAATACCACCGGCTACAAAAAAAGCAGAGTGGATTTTCAGGATCTGTTGTATCAATCGTCCCGGTATGCCGGTACTCCGGTGGCTGCCGGTGCGCAGATTCCGACGGGAATTCAAACCGGTCACGGCGTCAGGCCAGTGGCGACCCAGAAGATTTTTACTCAAGGCACCTTTAAGCAGACGGACAACCCCTTAGATCTGGTGATTGAGGGAGAGGGCTTTTTCCAGGTGCTGCGTCCCGATGGCACCATTGCCTATACCCGAGATGGAGCCTTCAAGAAGGATGGCGAAGGCCGGATCGTTACCTCCGACGGCTTCCCCCTCTGGCCGGAAATTATTATTCCCGATGATGCTGTGAGCGTGAATGTCGGAACCGATGGCACCGTGTCGGTACAGCGTGCAGGAATTGATGACGTTCCCCAGCGTGCGGGCCAAATCGAACTGGTGAGATTTGTCAATCCCGCGGGATTGCGCAACTTGGGAAGAAACCTCTTGGCAGCCAGTGTTGCCTCCGGTCAACCCATCGTCGGCTATCCTGACTTAGACGGTTTTGGAGCTATTGCCAACGGATATCTAGAAATGTCCAACGTGCAGGTAGTAGAAGAAATGGTGAATATGATCGTTGCTCAAAGGGCCTACGAGACCAACTCCAAGGCGATCCAGGCCTCTGACGACATGCTTCAAACCGCTAATAACCTGCGGAGGTAG
- the flgA gene encoding flagellar basal body P-ring formation protein FlgA — MVGVRTKGQRRNLSAMGWWLACVIGFIVLGGVFSQLASANSVVTIVMQDGAVVHDDDILLGEIAVFEGANPSLAEELAGVVVGRAPMPGLTRHLSPGHVEVRLRRAGFSLQGLKITTNTEQERIVVYRSDPPVAPETEELAPGPEQPLADVPKPEELVEVWVLVEDVGRGAPLRTDLLAPATVSPRRFVGRAVTDPQTVEGMRATRFLRSGKVLTEGDLEPIPPIVEGQRVTIVASGDGIRITAVGLALEDGDWGEVIPVRNVQSDRVIFATVTGLGVVSVRLFP; from the coding sequence TTGGTTGGTGTCAGAACCAAGGGGCAGCGGCGTAACCTCTCCGCGATGGGCTGGTGGTTAGCCTGTGTCATCGGATTCATCGTGCTTGGTGGGGTCTTCTCCCAACTAGCCAGTGCTAACTCGGTGGTAACCATCGTCATGCAGGATGGTGCCGTAGTCCATGACGATGACATCCTTTTAGGGGAAATTGCGGTCTTTGAAGGGGCTAATCCCTCCTTAGCCGAGGAATTGGCTGGCGTGGTGGTGGGCAGGGCTCCGATGCCGGGTTTGACCCGCCATCTCAGTCCCGGTCATGTTGAAGTGAGACTGCGGCGGGCTGGTTTTTCCCTGCAGGGCTTGAAAATAACCACTAATACCGAGCAGGAACGGATTGTCGTGTATCGCAGCGATCCGCCCGTGGCCCCGGAGACGGAAGAGTTGGCTCCAGGGCCAGAACAGCCCTTGGCCGATGTCCCCAAGCCTGAGGAGCTAGTTGAGGTTTGGGTGTTAGTGGAGGATGTTGGTAGAGGGGCACCGCTAAGGACCGACCTGTTGGCTCCAGCAACGGTATCTCCCCGCCGCTTTGTCGGAAGGGCAGTAACCGATCCCCAGACGGTGGAGGGAATGCGGGCCACCCGGTTTCTCCGCAGCGGGAAAGTGCTCACCGAGGGTGATCTTGAGCCCATCCCTCCAATAGTTGAGGGACAAAGGGTGACCATTGTCGCCTCCGGGGATGGGATTAGGATTACTGCCGTTGGTCTTGCCCTGGAGGACGGCGATTGGGGCGAAGTGATACCTGTACGCAATGTGCAAAGCGACAGGGTTATCTTTGCCACGGTAACGGGATTAGGTGTCGTCAGTGTTAGACTGTTTCCTTGA
- a CDS encoding flagellar basal body L-ring protein FlgH, with translation MGKPRSRVFGVLCLMVLLSLPAVCEVQAQSLWNTQTSGSLFSDHKALQVGDLVTIIIVERTEARSTAQTTTGQSAGVGIGPGGGLLDFIPLISVDGSEDFEAGGSTTRGGTLSAKLTAMVKAIEPNGNLQIEGKQRIIVNGEEQQITVSGTIRPQDVARDNSVLSTYVANATISYSGEGALGSKQEPGILSRLLNWLF, from the coding sequence ATGGGAAAACCAAGATCACGGGTCTTTGGTGTGTTGTGCTTGATGGTACTGTTGTCCCTGCCGGCTGTCTGTGAGGTTCAGGCCCAGTCCCTGTGGAATACTCAAACTTCGGGCTCGTTGTTTAGCGATCACAAGGCTTTGCAGGTAGGAGACTTGGTCACCATTATCATTGTTGAGCGGACGGAAGCCCGGTCCACAGCCCAGACCACTACCGGGCAATCGGCAGGAGTGGGGATTGGCCCCGGCGGAGGCCTTCTAGACTTCATCCCCTTGATTTCCGTTGACGGTAGCGAAGATTTCGAAGCTGGAGGCAGTACCACCCGGGGAGGAACCCTGTCCGCCAAATTGACCGCCATGGTCAAGGCCATCGAACCCAATGGTAACCTGCAAATCGAAGGCAAGCAAAGGATAATTGTCAACGGAGAAGAGCAGCAAATTACCGTATCAGGGACAATTCGGCCTCAGGATGTAGCTCGGGACAATAGTGTCTTGTCGACCTATGTGGCCAATGCTACCATTTCATACAGTGGTGAGGGTGCGTTGGGCTCCAAACAGGAGCCGGGAATACTTAGCCGGCTGCTCAATTGGTTGTTCTAA